In Erigeron canadensis isolate Cc75 chromosome 6, C_canadensis_v1, whole genome shotgun sequence, the following are encoded in one genomic region:
- the LOC122603489 gene encoding caffeoyl-CoA O-methyltransferase has product MASTTGETQPAKHQEVGHKSLLQSDALYQYILETSVYPREPESMKELREVTAKHPWNLMTTSADEGQFLNMLLKLINAKNTMEIGVYTGYSLLSTALALPEDGKILALDINRENYEIGLPIIEKAGVAHKIDFREGPALPLLDQMVDDVKFHGSFDFIFVDADKDNYLNYHKRLIDLVKIGGVIGYDNTLWNGSLVAPADAPLRKYVRYYRDFVLELNKALAVDPRVEICQLPVGDGITLCRRIS; this is encoded by the exons ATGGCGTCAACAACGGGAGAAACTCAACCCGCGAAACACCAAGAAGTTGGCCACAAGAGTCTCCTTCAAAGCGACGCGCTTTACCAATACATTCTTGAAACCAGCGTTTACCCGAGAGAGCCCGAATCCATGAAAGAGCTACGCGAGGTCACTGCTAAACACCCTTG GAATCTCATGACCACATCCGCGGACGAAGGACAGTTTTTGAACATGCTTCTTAAGCTCATAAACGCTAAGAACACGATGGAGATCGGTGTATACACCGGTTATTCCCTTCTTTCTACCGCTCTTGCTCTCCCAGAAGATGGCAAGATATTGGCTTTAGACATAAACCGTGAAAATTACGAAATTGGTCTTCCGATTATTGAGAAAGCTGGCGTAGCTCACAAGATCGACTTCAGAGAGGGCCCTGCTCTGCCCCTTCTTGACCAAATGGTGGACGATGTCAAGTTCCATGgatcatttgattttatttttgtggaTGCTGACAAAGACAACTACCTTAACTACCACAAGAGATTAATTGATCTTGTCAAAATCGGGGGAGTCATTGGTTACGATAACACCCTTTGGAACGGGTCGTTGGTCGCCCCTGCTGATGCACCCCTCAGGAAGTATGTCAGGTATTACCGAGATTTCGTGTTAGAGCTTAACAAAGCGTTGGCTGTTGATCCAAGAGTCGAGATTTGTCAGCTTCCAGTCGGTGATGGAATTACCTTGTGCCGTCGTATAAGTTAA
- the LOC122605842 gene encoding transcription factor SPATULA-like, which produces MANNNMYDETTPIICCSSSSNINYSQPAAETTDDISLFLRQILLKSSSSLTTTSHSWPSIVTTTTTTTTKQTQCEMPPLQPVYPSGLPVPNRIPTLGCSSTAGGHYHPLANLMPYVSSSTTTNIDNNNNNNNNDFDEYDNESTEEGGFENMMEEMSTKSNTTSRNPSKRTRAAEVHNMSEKRRRSRINEKMKALQKLIPNSNKTDKASMLDEAIEYLKQLQLRVQMLTMRNGINLYSMSQPPVVLQPNHLPNSRIGLNERNETINMASMNQEMYTNPMLSLPIHCTNRGPPQPTLLDFSHIINRPEPSSPLAECLMSSNESKVAQILMHSQHERGLHRK; this is translated from the exons atggcAAACAACAATATGTATGATGAGACGACACCAATCATTTGTTGTTCTTCTTCATCTAACATCAATTATTCCCAACCAGCAGCTGAAACCACCGATGACATCTCTTTGTTCCTCCGACAAATCCTTCTTAAATCATCTTCATCCTTAACAACAACATCTCATTCTTGGCCATCTATTGTTacaactactactactactactactaaacAAACACAATGTGAAATGCCACCACTTCAACCCGTTTATCCATCCGGGTTACCCGTTCCTAACCGGATCCCCACTCTTGGTTGTTCTTCAACAGCTGGTGGTCATTATCACCCTTTGGCAAATCTAATGCCATATGTCTCTTCTTCGACGACgactaatattgataataataataataataataataatgacttTGATGAATATGATAATGAAAGTACTGAG GAGGGTGGTTTTGAAAATATGATGGAAGAAATGTCGACAAAATCCAACACTACTAGCCGTAACCCATCCAAACGAACTAGAGCTGCCGAGGTTCACAATATGTCAGAAAAG AGGAGGAGAAGCAGGataaatgagaaaatgaagGCCTTACAAAAACTAATTCCAAATTCCAATAAG ACGGATAAGGCGTCAATGTTGGATGAAGCCATTGAATATCTCAAGCAGCTTCAACTCCGAGTTCAG ATGTTAACAATGCGGAACGGAATTAATCTATATTCCATGTCCCAACCACCGGTAGTTCTTCAGCCTAACCATCTTCCTAATTCAAGAATCGGCTTAAATGAAAGAAACGAAACCATAAACATGGCGTCGATGAACCAAGAAATGTATACAAATCCCATGCTTAGTCTCCCAATTCATTGCACAAACCGAGGCCCACCACAACCAACGTTACTTGATTTTTCACACATAATCAATCGGCCAGAACCTTCATCTCCTTTAGCG GAATGTTTGATGAGTAGCAATGAATCTAAGGTGGCTCAAATATTAATGCATTCGCAACACGAACGG GGGTTGCACCGGAAATGA